A window of the Lolium perenne isolate Kyuss_39 chromosome 7, Kyuss_2.0, whole genome shotgun sequence genome harbors these coding sequences:
- the LOC127311318 gene encoding very-long-chain 3-oxoacyl-CoA reductase 1, whose product MDADVLFREQKSPWFVFVSLAILGVLYVAAVACRLLHISGLALCLRRPKDLRRRYGAWAVVTGPTSGIGRSMALELARLGLNLVLVGRDPAKLDDISRAVSEAHGVQAKTVLFDFSLVSTPQGDEAMGRLREAVQGLEVGVLVNNAGVATPHATYLHEEADAEAWVRMIRVNLWATTEVTAAVLPGMVERGRGAVVNIGSGATEALPSYPLYSVYAATKRYVTHFSRSLYVEYRGKGIDVQCQAPLFVDTKMTTNMVTQEGLLSWIIMPTPEAYALAAARWIGHRRPLCMPNLSHRLQWCLSQFVPDHVLNMHRLRENLRQRTIFQRLK is encoded by the exons ATggatgccgatgttctcttccggGAGCAGAAGTCTCCATGGTTCGTGTTTGTGTCGCTGGCCATCCTTGGCGTGCTGTACGTCGCCGCCGTCGCGTGCCGCCTCCTCCATATCTCCGGGCTCGCGCTCTGCCTGCGCCGGCCCAAGGACCTCCGCCGCCGCTACGGGGCGTGGGCCGTCGTCACCGGCCCCACCTCCGGCATCGGCCGCTCCATGGCCCTGGAGCTCGCGCGGCTCGGcctcaacctcgtcctcgtcggcCGCGACCCGGCGAAGCTCGACGACATCTCCCGAGCCGTCTCCGAAGCCCACGGCGTGCAGGCCAAGACCGTGCTGTTCGATTTCTCACTCGTTTCCACTCCTCAAG GGGATGAAGCCATGGGGCGGCTGCGGGAGGCGGTGCAGGGGCTGGAGGTTGGGGTGCTGGTGAACAACGCCGGCGTGGCGACGCCGCACGCGACGTACCTGCACGAGGAGGCCGACGCGGAGGCGTGGGTGAGGATGATACGGGTGAACCTGTGGGCGACGACGGAAGTCACGGCGGCTGTGCTGCCCGGGATGGTTGAGCGCGGGAGGGGCGCCGTCGTCAACATCGGCTCCGGCGCCACCGAGGCTTTGCCATCCTACCCCCTCTACTCCGTCTACGCCGCCACCAAACG ATACGTTACTCACTTCTCCAGGAGCCTTTACGTTGAGTACAGGGGCAAAGGAATCGACGTGCAATGTCAG GCCCCGCTCTTTGTGGACACGAAGATGACGACGAACATGGTGACTCAGGAAGGCCTCTTGTCGTGGATAATCATGCCGACGCCAGAGGCATACGCCCTCGCAGCGGCACGCTGGATTGGGCACCGCCGCCCCCTCTGCATGCCTAATCTAAGCCACCGGCTGCAATGGTGCCTTAGCCAATTCGTGCCGGACCACGTCCTCAACATGCACCGCCTCCGTGAGAACCTCCGGCAACGTACCATCTTCCAACGGCTCAAGTGA